Proteins found in one Enterococcus sp. 9D6_DIV0238 genomic segment:
- a CDS encoding ABC transporter permease, with protein sequence MQNLQDMNLLQQFLYYFEQNGSYVLSQFVRHFLISIYGVLFAAIVGIPIGIFIARRRKMAGWVVSIANLIQTVPSLAMLSILMLGLGLGVNTVIVTVFLYSLLPIIKNTYTGMIQVDRNILDVGKGMGMTKWQRLYMVELPLSVSVIMAGIRNALVVAIGITAIGAFVGAGGLGDIIIRGTNATDGTAIILVGALPTALMAIITDWVLGMIERRLDPASKHS encoded by the coding sequence ATGCAAAACTTACAAGATATGAATTTACTACAGCAGTTTCTCTATTACTTTGAGCAAAACGGCAGCTATGTGTTAAGCCAGTTCGTAAGACATTTTCTGATTTCCATTTATGGTGTTTTATTTGCGGCAATCGTGGGGATTCCCATTGGTATCTTCATCGCCCGCAGAAGAAAAATGGCCGGCTGGGTCGTTAGTATCGCTAACTTGATCCAAACGGTTCCTTCCCTTGCGATGCTGTCTATCTTGATGCTCGGACTTGGGTTGGGCGTAAACACAGTTATCGTCACCGTATTTTTGTATTCTCTTTTGCCGATCATCAAAAATACCTACACTGGTATGATCCAGGTGGACAGAAATATTTTAGATGTTGGAAAAGGGATGGGCATGACGAAATGGCAGCGGCTTTATATGGTTGAATTGCCGCTTTCAGTTTCTGTGATCATGGCTGGAATCCGTAATGCATTAGTTGTTGCGATCGGGATCACTGCCATCGGTGCCTTTGTCGGTGCAGGCGGTCTAGGCGATATCATTATCCGCGGAACCAACGCAACAGATGGTACAGCGATCATTCTTGTCGGCGCCTTGCCAACAGCTTTGATGGCGATCATTACTGACTGGGTACTAGGGATGATCGAGCGACGTCTTGATCCTGCAAGTAAACATTCATAA
- a CDS encoding osmoprotectant ABC transporter substrate-binding protein encodes MKHKLKLFFIVCCSALLLSGCSLPGLASNSDENTISITGGITSEAQILASLVAGMIEHYTDEKTTIINNLATTTINHQAMINGDAQISAARYTGTDLTTTLNLEPIKEPEKAFNVVQAEFEKRYQQKWFKSYGFANTYAFMVTQETAKKYNLKTISDLKKVGDQLTAGVDTSWIDRKGDGYKGFTETYGFDFKRVFPMQIGLVYDAVAANKMDVVLGYSTDGRIGSYDLVILEDDLHFFPPYDASAVATDEVLKKHPELNDILGKLSGKISTETMQKLNFQADNDLMEPETVAENFLKEHHFFESEGGGN; translated from the coding sequence ATGAAACACAAATTAAAATTGTTCTTTATTGTATGTTGCAGTGCGTTGTTACTTTCTGGCTGCTCATTACCAGGATTGGCTTCTAATTCTGATGAAAATACGATCTCCATCACTGGCGGGATCACATCTGAGGCACAAATTTTGGCTAGTTTAGTTGCAGGAATGATCGAACATTATACAGATGAAAAGACAACGATCATCAATAATCTAGCGACAACAACGATCAATCACCAAGCGATGATCAATGGAGATGCCCAAATTTCGGCTGCTCGGTATACTGGGACCGATTTAACGACTACGTTAAATTTAGAACCGATCAAAGAACCAGAAAAAGCCTTCAATGTAGTACAGGCAGAATTTGAGAAAAGATACCAGCAAAAATGGTTTAAATCCTACGGTTTCGCTAACACTTATGCTTTCATGGTCACACAGGAAACTGCTAAAAAATATAATTTGAAAACAATCAGTGACCTCAAAAAAGTCGGCGATCAATTGACTGCTGGTGTAGATACTTCTTGGATCGACCGAAAAGGTGATGGCTATAAAGGCTTTACAGAAACATATGGCTTTGACTTTAAACGAGTCTTTCCTATGCAGATCGGTCTAGTCTACGATGCAGTAGCCGCTAATAAAATGGATGTTGTTTTAGGCTACTCTACAGATGGACGGATCGGCAGCTATGATCTAGTTATTTTAGAAGATGATCTGCATTTCTTCCCACCTTATGATGCCTCTGCAGTAGCAACAGATGAAGTCTTAAAGAAACATCCAGAATTAAATGATATTTTAGGGAAGTTGTCCGGAAAAATTTCGACAGAAACCATGCAAAAACTGAATTTCCAAGCAGACAATGATTTGATGGAACCTGAAACAGTTGCTGAGAATTTCTTGAAAGAACATCACTTCTTTGAATCTGAAGGAGGTGGAAATTAA
- a CDS encoding YhgE/Pip domain-containing protein yields the protein MKHIKNTLKLFKLDWQRIFKNPIATLLIIALMIIPSLYAWFNIKALWDPYANTGELPIAVYSDDQAASFKDKKVNIGEEVLKNLHENKQLGWKFVDSKKELDKGVKSGKYYAGIYLPKDFSKDLLSFTTGEITKPKIEYSINEKINAIAPKIAEKGATSLQAQITDQFTETASNTLVRVFNEIGYDLDSNLVSITKVKDMILSTDANIAEIDKYTQEVVALHGKMPELKTKLAKANEFVEYLPEVDALGAKLVDLNAKMPAIKEQAKVILTLQEKIPEIQNAGKQLAMIDEDFASVEQTMNEGIEEAKQGLTIIQGVQQALPDIQKLGDQADQLASATSEGASKLQEALPSITSSIKVTLDSVQTISSNVSAIAGQIEQLLSDNELTPEERAALKQLLAQFSDSLGKQQAAIDQLIVMLTNIQQAAGNQDLQPIIDNLTSVSTLIGGLKARVDSIDADAISAEELEAVLNEIRTTADNISSLAGSIDVDGVSASVNDILTKLIDTIHTAQGLLSQAKQVDFAALLRSTEATVTNAIGILEKYQAELPAIKQEVHDANVLLNGHMDTIVNGINKGADLYNNELPVIEDKLGLAAAFIQNDYPGIRDDITGTLKTVNDKMPDLEAALNKANDLVENDWPSIKKGLHKAAEAIREGEKDVDLGEVIKLLKLDANAESDFFAKPVEISEKQIYPIANNGSASTPFYTALCLWVGAVLFSSIATTDFYLDEKDRGKYSKREQFSARMLTFIVMGLAQALIVTLGNYFLLGVDVRQPFYSVLFALLIAFTFMVMVYALVALFGNVGKGIAIIILVLSISGGGGNYPIQVSGKFFQFINPLLPFTHAVNLLRESAGGIYWPNAWKAIIILVCITIVFCLAGVILYPYIEEKTKKLASISHKSHIFH from the coding sequence ATGAAACATATAAAAAACACATTGAAGTTATTCAAATTAGATTGGCAGCGCATTTTTAAAAATCCGATCGCAACATTATTGATTATTGCACTGATGATTATTCCATCTCTTTATGCATGGTTTAATATTAAAGCTTTATGGGATCCATATGCAAATACTGGAGAATTACCGATTGCTGTCTACAGTGATGATCAAGCTGCATCATTCAAGGATAAAAAAGTTAATATTGGTGAGGAAGTTTTAAAAAATCTTCATGAAAATAAGCAGCTTGGTTGGAAATTCGTTGATTCGAAAAAGGAACTGGATAAAGGGGTAAAATCTGGGAAATACTACGCAGGTATTTATTTGCCTAAAGACTTCTCAAAAGATTTGCTGAGTTTTACCACGGGAGAAATCACGAAGCCGAAAATAGAATATTCCATCAATGAAAAGATCAATGCGATCGCGCCGAAGATCGCAGAAAAAGGAGCTACCTCGCTACAGGCACAAATCACAGATCAGTTCACTGAAACAGCCAGTAACACCTTGGTTCGTGTTTTTAACGAAATCGGCTATGATTTAGATTCAAATTTAGTCAGTATTACGAAAGTGAAAGACATGATCCTTTCGACAGATGCGAATATCGCTGAAATCGATAAATATACACAAGAAGTTGTTGCTTTACACGGAAAGATGCCTGAACTAAAAACAAAATTGGCGAAAGCCAATGAATTTGTCGAATATTTACCGGAAGTGGATGCCTTAGGCGCGAAGCTAGTTGATTTGAATGCTAAGATGCCAGCGATCAAAGAGCAGGCGAAAGTGATCTTGACTTTACAAGAAAAAATCCCGGAAATCCAAAATGCAGGGAAGCAGTTAGCAATGATCGATGAAGATTTTGCTTCTGTAGAACAAACGATGAATGAAGGGATCGAAGAAGCGAAGCAAGGATTGACCATCATTCAAGGTGTGCAACAGGCATTACCAGATATTCAAAAATTAGGTGATCAGGCAGATCAGCTGGCTAGTGCTACAAGTGAGGGTGCTTCAAAATTGCAAGAAGCGTTACCAAGCATCACCAGCAGCATCAAGGTAACGTTAGATTCTGTCCAAACGATCAGCTCAAATGTTTCAGCGATCGCTGGACAAATCGAACAATTGTTATCAGATAATGAATTGACGCCGGAAGAACGTGCAGCCTTGAAACAGCTACTTGCTCAGTTTTCGGATAGCTTAGGAAAACAACAAGCCGCGATCGATCAATTGATCGTGATGTTGACGAATATTCAACAGGCAGCTGGAAACCAAGATCTACAACCGATCATCGATAATTTGACGAGTGTAAGTACATTGATCGGAGGGCTAAAAGCTCGTGTTGATAGCATTGATGCAGATGCTATTTCCGCTGAGGAATTAGAAGCTGTTTTAAATGAAATTAGAACAACTGCAGATAATATTAGTAGCTTGGCTGGCAGTATCGATGTTGATGGTGTGAGTGCTAGCGTCAACGATATTTTAACGAAATTGATCGATACGATCCATACAGCACAAGGACTTTTATCTCAAGCAAAACAAGTTGATTTTGCAGCATTACTGCGTTCAACAGAAGCAACGGTCACTAATGCTATAGGGATTTTAGAAAAATATCAGGCAGAATTACCGGCTATCAAGCAGGAAGTTCATGATGCGAATGTTTTATTGAACGGGCATATGGATACGATCGTCAATGGAATCAATAAAGGTGCAGATCTTTATAATAATGAGTTACCGGTCATTGAAGATAAGCTAGGATTGGCAGCGGCGTTTATCCAAAATGATTATCCAGGAATCAGAGATGATATTACTGGAACACTGAAAACAGTGAACGATAAAATGCCGGATTTAGAAGCTGCTTTGAATAAAGCGAATGATTTAGTTGAAAATGACTGGCCAAGCATCAAAAAAGGCCTTCATAAAGCTGCTGAAGCGATCAGAGAAGGTGAAAAGGATGTTGATCTTGGAGAAGTGATCAAGCTGCTTAAACTGGATGCAAACGCCGAAAGTGACTTTTTCGCAAAACCAGTAGAAATCTCTGAAAAACAAATTTATCCAATTGCCAATAATGGTTCTGCCAGTACCCCATTTTATACGGCGCTATGTTTATGGGTTGGAGCGGTACTGTTTTCAAGTATAGCTACAACAGATTTTTATTTAGATGAAAAAGATCGTGGTAAATACTCTAAGCGAGAACAATTTTCTGCAAGAATGCTGACATTTATCGTGATGGGCTTAGCGCAAGCATTGATCGTAACGTTAGGAAATTACTTCTTACTTGGTGTGGATGTGAGACAGCCATTTTACAGTGTGCTATTTGCATTACTGATCGCTTTTACATTCATGGTGATGGTTTACGCATTAGTCGCCCTGTTTGGGAATGTAGGGAAAGGGATCGCGATCATTATTCTTGTGCTCTCTATATCCGGCGGCGGCGGGAATTATCCGATCCAAGTTTCCGGGAAGTTCTTCCAATTTATCAATCCGTTATTACCATTTACGCATGCGGTCAATCTATTGAGAGAGTCCGCCGGTGGAATCTATTGGCCAAATGCTTGGAAAGCGATCATTATTTTAGTGTGTATCACGATCGTGTTCTGCTTAGCGGGAGTCATTTTATATCCATATATAGAAGAAAAAACCAAGAAATTGGCTAGTATTTCCCATAAGAGTCATATTTTCCATTAA
- a CDS encoding ABC transporter permease encodes MNQFLLERGNELVTKIGEHIFISGMALGLGILLAVPIGILLTRTKRTAAIIIGLTSALQTVPSLALLALMIPIFGVGKIPAIIALFIYSLLPILRNTYIGIKEVSSDYKDAAKGMGMTNAQSIFMVELPIAMPTIMAGIRLAAVYVIAWATLASYIGAGGLGDFIFSGLNNYQPDLIFAGTIPVTILALAADLLLGLLEKKITPKALREADE; translated from the coding sequence ATGAATCAGTTTCTTTTAGAACGAGGAAATGAGCTTGTTACAAAAATCGGTGAGCATATTTTCATCTCTGGAATGGCCCTTGGTTTAGGGATTTTGCTTGCGGTTCCAATTGGGATTTTACTAACACGCACCAAAAGAACGGCCGCTATTATTATTGGTTTGACTAGTGCCTTACAAACGGTCCCATCTTTAGCCCTATTGGCACTGATGATCCCCATTTTCGGTGTCGGAAAAATTCCAGCGATCATCGCATTATTTATCTATTCATTGTTGCCGATTTTGAGAAATACCTATATTGGAATCAAAGAAGTCAGCTCTGATTATAAGGATGCCGCTAAAGGAATGGGCATGACAAATGCACAGTCGATTTTCATGGTAGAACTGCCGATCGCCATGCCTACGATCATGGCTGGGATTCGCCTAGCTGCTGTTTATGTTATCGCTTGGGCAACCCTTGCTTCTTATATTGGCGCAGGCGGTCTAGGAGACTTTATTTTCAGCGGCTTGAATAACTATCAGCCTGATTTGATTTTTGCTGGTACGATTCCAGTAACGATTTTAGCTTTAGCTGCTGATTTATTACTGGGCTTATTAGAGAAGAAAATCACTCCTAAAGCATTAAGGGAGGCAGACGAATGA
- a CDS encoding cation diffusion facilitator family transporter: MINFLIERFEKKQQKKSDIRTAFGIFAGIMGLLSNLLLFVSKLLIGLVSGSVSIMADAMNNLSDTVSSVLTLVGFYISGKPADKEHPYGHERFEYISGMLVSLLITFVGFQFFMTSIDRIRDPQSIKVTPVILVVLLLSILIKVWQGVFYRRVAKKIDSNALVATAKDSLNDVFTTIAVLVSASVEGITGLKIDGFVGLLIACYIIFSGLQLIREFINELMGLRPNQEAIDQMKEYLSSVTDIVGYHDLLIHQYGPNKTFASVHIEIDDRWDLPHAHEKIDEIEQKFKKQLGVELVCHIDPVNLHDQRQQFVHLEIKKIIKSINSDLRAHDIRLIDHADRPRILFDLVVPSDFKATDQELQIRIQEQVYRNIGDYPVEVTFDHIYLL; this comes from the coding sequence ATGATAAATTTTTTGATTGAACGCTTTGAAAAGAAACAACAGAAAAAATCGGATATCAGAACTGCTTTTGGTATTTTTGCCGGCATCATGGGCCTATTATCGAATCTACTGCTTTTTGTGAGTAAATTATTAATCGGCTTAGTTTCAGGCAGTGTATCGATCATGGCAGACGCTATGAACAACTTATCTGATACAGTTTCCTCTGTACTGACACTCGTTGGTTTCTATATTTCAGGAAAACCCGCAGATAAAGAACATCCTTATGGACATGAGCGCTTTGAATATATCAGTGGCATGCTGGTTTCACTGCTGATCACTTTTGTTGGGTTTCAATTTTTCATGACGTCGATCGACCGAATCAGAGATCCCCAGAGCATCAAAGTCACTCCAGTGATTTTAGTAGTTCTCTTGCTATCGATCCTTATTAAAGTGTGGCAGGGAGTTTTTTATCGGAGAGTCGCTAAAAAAATCGATTCGAATGCATTGGTTGCGACAGCGAAAGATAGTTTGAACGATGTTTTCACAACGATCGCTGTACTAGTATCTGCATCAGTAGAGGGAATCACAGGACTAAAAATCGATGGCTTCGTAGGTTTATTGATCGCTTGTTACATTATTTTCAGTGGTTTGCAATTGATTCGAGAGTTTATCAATGAGCTGATGGGATTAAGACCAAATCAAGAGGCGATCGACCAAATGAAAGAATATTTGTCTTCTGTAACAGATATCGTAGGGTACCATGATTTGTTGATCCATCAGTATGGGCCCAATAAGACATTTGCTTCTGTGCATATTGAAATCGATGATCGTTGGGATTTACCTCATGCTCATGAAAAAATCGATGAAATCGAACAAAAGTTCAAGAAGCAGTTAGGTGTTGAGCTGGTTTGCCATATTGATCCTGTGAATTTACATGATCAAAGACAACAGTTTGTTCATCTGGAAATAAAAAAAATCATCAAGTCCATCAATAGTGATTTGAGGGCTCATGATATTCGTTTGATCGATCATGCAGATAGACCGCGTATTTTATTTGACCTAGTTGTTCCCAGCGATTTTAAAGCAACAGATCAGGAATTGCAAATTAGAATCCAAGAGCAAGTATATCGTAATATTGGAGATTATCCTGTAGAAGTAACCTTTGACCATATATATTTACTTTAA
- a CDS encoding MutS-related protein, which produces MEMQLIVVGFIVLVILLIGLIELINRIKLKKLVKNKWGTFFTSRFFDKEESLKKAWQQSKKYQTFDSEIDDITWYDLDGYTIFEQINATYSSIGSEALYQRLRNFDFSKNRHDRLEVLISYYKKNPAIREKIQYLFACLGKKDNNHVESYLSETREQELPYTKIYLFLGLLPLVGLVMLILLPSTLSIVILLGSILFNVIYYQIKKETLERELACMGYLVQTIACAKKIAKIETPFQEDIKRTLTPLASMTKFGVAFRMKSNSEAELLFDYLSMIFMLPFISYNFVLEKLADHEEQAKELWRLLGELEVAAAVLNFRILMPDTSQPVFSEDVCVSGTEVYHPLLKTPVPNQVEWAKNTLVTGSNASGKSTYVKSVAISCILSLTIHTALAKTFCLPFGHVLTSMAVEDDIFEGDSYFVAEIKSVKRVLDLVETNVPCFCFIDEILKGTNTIERIAASSSMVHWLKDYPSLAFIATHDIELTEVLRESCANVHFEEQVTGKNGVTFDYLLKEGPARTRNAIRLLEVLNYPETVIATAKKEANYFDQHHAWKIL; this is translated from the coding sequence ATGGAAATGCAGTTGATAGTGGTAGGGTTTATCGTGCTGGTCATTTTATTGATTGGATTGATCGAGCTGATCAATCGAATAAAACTAAAGAAATTGGTAAAAAATAAGTGGGGAACTTTTTTTACTAGCCGTTTTTTCGATAAGGAAGAAAGCTTAAAGAAAGCTTGGCAGCAATCGAAGAAATATCAGACATTTGATAGCGAGATTGATGATATTACTTGGTATGATTTGGATGGTTATACTATTTTTGAACAAATCAATGCAACATACTCTAGTATTGGTTCAGAAGCCTTGTATCAGCGTTTGAGAAATTTCGATTTTTCAAAAAATCGCCATGATCGTTTAGAAGTCTTGATTTCTTATTATAAAAAGAATCCTGCAATTAGAGAAAAGATACAGTATCTATTTGCTTGTCTTGGAAAAAAAGATAATAATCATGTTGAAAGTTATTTGAGTGAAACAAGAGAGCAAGAGTTGCCTTATACTAAAATTTATCTGTTTTTAGGATTATTACCACTCGTTGGATTGGTAATGCTCATTTTATTGCCTAGTACCTTGTCGATTGTCATTCTTTTGGGTTCAATTCTTTTCAATGTCATTTACTATCAAATAAAAAAGGAAACATTGGAGCGGGAATTAGCTTGTATGGGTTACTTGGTTCAAACGATTGCTTGTGCCAAGAAGATAGCAAAGATTGAAACCCCATTTCAAGAGGATATAAAAAGAACGCTCACGCCATTAGCCTCAATGACAAAGTTTGGAGTTGCTTTTCGAATGAAGTCAAATAGCGAAGCAGAGTTGCTGTTCGACTATTTATCGATGATTTTTATGCTACCGTTCATTTCTTATAACTTTGTCTTGGAGAAATTAGCAGATCATGAAGAACAGGCAAAAGAATTATGGCGTTTATTAGGAGAATTAGAGGTTGCAGCAGCTGTATTGAATTTTCGAATACTAATGCCTGATACCAGTCAACCTGTTTTTAGTGAAGACGTTTGTGTAAGTGGAACAGAGGTCTATCATCCTTTATTGAAAACACCTGTACCGAATCAAGTTGAATGGGCTAAAAATACGCTTGTGACAGGCTCTAATGCGTCAGGTAAGTCAACGTATGTCAAAAGTGTAGCAATCAGCTGTATCTTATCTTTAACGATTCATACAGCACTAGCAAAGACCTTTTGCTTGCCCTTTGGACATGTTTTAACCTCGATGGCAGTAGAAGATGATATTTTTGAAGGAGACAGCTACTTTGTAGCGGAGATCAAATCTGTCAAGCGTGTACTGGATCTGGTCGAAACAAATGTACCCTGTTTTTGTTTTATCGATGAAATACTTAAAGGAACGAATACCATTGAGCGTATCGCAGCATCATCAAGTATGGTGCACTGGTTGAAAGATTATCCTTCTCTAGCCTTCATTGCCACTCATGATATTGAGCTGACCGAAGTTTTGAGAGAATCCTGTGCCAATGTTCATTTTGAAGAACAAGTAACTGGGAAAAATGGAGTAACGTTTGATTATCTATTGAAAGAGGGACCTGCGCGTACTAGAAATGCGATTCGATTATTAGAAGTGCTGAATTACCCCGAAACTGTAATAGCTACTGCAAAAAAAGAAGCAAACTATTTTGATCAACATCACGCATGGAAAATACTTTAA
- a CDS encoding APC family permease, producing the protein MDYLKRLFIGKPLKSAENDEHKLSRFAALALLSSDALSSIAYGTEQIVVVLVTLSAAAIWYSLPIAAFVIILLISLTLSYRQIIHAYPHGGGAYVVSSENLGKNAGLIAGGSLLVDYMLTVAVSVSAGAEAIISAVPALYGHQVIISIGIVLLIMLMNLRGLRESAGFLMFPVYSFIAVITLLIVTGLFKIMTGAVPLHATAIPGTVVPGITIALILRAFSSGSSSLTGVEAISNAVPFFKKPRAKNAAGTLALMAMILGFFFVGITFINYWYGIVPKTEMTVLAQIGQAVFGQNILYYILQFATALILAVAANTGFSAFPVLAYNLAKDKFMPHMYMDRGDRLGYSNGILTLAAGSVVLLLIFQGSTERLIPLYSIGVFIPFALSQTGMVLKWRKETKKWLSKSAANIVGAFISYAIIVILFVYRLNDIWPFFIIMPVLIFIFYSIHTHYKNVAEQLRLEETVDEQKYYGNTVIILVGNATKANVGAINYARSIGDYVVAMHVSIDEDPAKEKEIEAEFKKSFPDIRFSIVHSSYRSITNPILRYVDLVSKNSAKRNYTTTVLIPQFVPNKRWQNILHNQTSLRLRLRLALRDNLIVSTYSYRLKK; encoded by the coding sequence ATGGATTACTTGAAGCGATTATTTATCGGAAAACCGCTAAAGTCTGCTGAGAATGATGAGCATAAATTAAGTCGGTTTGCAGCTTTAGCATTATTATCATCAGATGCATTATCTTCGATTGCTTATGGTACGGAACAAATCGTTGTCGTACTAGTTACTTTATCAGCTGCCGCTATTTGGTATTCGTTACCGATTGCTGCATTTGTTATTATTTTACTTATTTCATTGACACTATCTTATCGGCAAATCATTCATGCTTATCCCCATGGCGGTGGAGCCTATGTTGTCAGCAGTGAGAATTTAGGGAAAAATGCTGGCTTGATTGCTGGTGGTTCTTTATTAGTGGATTATATGCTGACCGTAGCAGTTTCTGTATCTGCAGGTGCAGAAGCGATCATTTCAGCCGTACCAGCATTGTATGGACATCAGGTGATCATTTCAATCGGGATCGTGTTATTGATCATGCTGATGAATTTACGAGGGTTACGAGAATCGGCCGGATTTTTGATGTTTCCAGTCTATAGTTTTATTGCGGTCATTACATTGCTGATCGTGACTGGTTTATTCAAAATCATGACTGGCGCAGTTCCGCTGCACGCAACAGCGATACCTGGGACAGTTGTACCAGGTATTACGATCGCATTGATTTTACGTGCGTTTTCTTCTGGGTCATCTTCATTGACAGGTGTGGAAGCTATTAGCAATGCGGTTCCTTTTTTTAAAAAGCCTAGAGCAAAAAATGCAGCGGGTACGCTGGCTTTGATGGCAATGATCTTGGGCTTCTTCTTCGTAGGGATCACGTTTATCAACTATTGGTACGGCATTGTTCCTAAAACGGAAATGACCGTACTGGCTCAAATCGGACAAGCTGTTTTTGGTCAAAATATTTTGTATTATATTTTACAGTTTGCAACGGCTTTGATTTTAGCTGTAGCTGCAAATACTGGTTTTTCGGCATTTCCAGTTTTAGCTTACAATTTAGCCAAAGATAAATTTATGCCGCATATGTATATGGATCGTGGCGACCGTTTAGGCTATTCTAATGGGATTTTGACTTTGGCAGCGGGTTCGGTTGTACTCCTGCTGATTTTTCAAGGATCGACAGAACGTTTGATTCCACTGTATTCAATCGGTGTGTTTATTCCGTTTGCCTTATCTCAAACTGGAATGGTACTTAAGTGGCGTAAGGAGACAAAGAAATGGTTGTCTAAGTCTGCTGCTAATATTGTTGGGGCCTTCATTTCTTATGCGATCATTGTGATTTTATTTGTCTATCGTTTGAACGACATCTGGCCATTTTTCATTATTATGCCAGTCTTGATTTTCATTTTTTACAGCATTCATACGCATTATAAAAATGTAGCAGAACAGCTGCGTCTGGAAGAAACAGTGGATGAGCAAAAATATTATGGAAATACGGTGATCATTCTAGTTGGAAATGCGACAAAGGCAAACGTTGGAGCAATCAATTATGCCCGTTCAATTGGAGATTATGTTGTAGCGATGCACGTGTCTATCGATGAAGACCCAGCCAAAGAAAAAGAAATCGAAGCTGAATTTAAGAAGTCCTTTCCAGATATTCGTTTTTCGATCGTCCATTCTTCCTACCGTTCGATCACGAATCCTATTTTGCGCTACGTTGATTTAGTTAGTAAGAATTCAGCTAAACGCAACTATACGACGACTGTCTTGATTCCGCAATTTGTGCCAAATAAACGCTGGCAAAATATTCTTCATAACCAAACCAGTCTGCGTTTACGGCTTCGTCTGGCTTTGCGGGACAATCTGATCGTTTCAACTTACAGTTACCGACTGAAAAAATAA